In Pedobacter africanus, a single window of DNA contains:
- the gatC gene encoding Asp-tRNA(Asn)/Glu-tRNA(Gln) amidotransferase subunit GatC, which produces MIIDKQTIHKVANLARIAVKEEEMIALIPDMNKILTFMEKLNELDTTGVEPLVYMNVGENVWREDQVKQEISVKDGLKNAALHNENFFLVPKIIEK; this is translated from the coding sequence ATGATTATAGATAAGCAAACCATACATAAAGTAGCAAATCTGGCAAGAATTGCGGTAAAAGAAGAGGAGATGATTGCATTGATACCGGATATGAACAAGATCCTTACATTTATGGAGAAACTCAACGAGCTGGACACTACCGGTGTTGAACCTTTAGTGTATATGAACGTCGGAGAGAATGTGTGGCGCGAAGATCAGGTGAAACAGGAAATCAGTGTAAAAGACGGATTGAAAAATGCTGCACTTCATAATGAAAATTTCTTCCTGGTGCCAAAGATCATAGAAAAATAG
- the trpS gene encoding tryptophan--tRNA ligase: MKETVVSGIRPTGQLHLGNYFGAVTNFVKMQYDYNCYFFIADLHSLTTHPTPQDLHGYVRHVLVEYLACGINPEETTIYIQSDVPEVAELYLYLNMNAYMGELERSTSFKDKVRSQPDNVNAGLLTYPTLMAADILIHKATKVPVGKDQEQHLEFTRTFGNRFNRLYNSDYFPEAFAFNYSQNLVKVPGLDGNGKMSKSSGDGNCIYLADSPEIIRKKLSRAVTDSGPTEENQVKPEAIQNLFDLMKIVSPADTLAHFDELYNKMAIRYGDFKKQLAEDMIVFNTPIRERIEDLSKDSAYLRQVAKHGALKARESAQKTIKEVRELIGFKSF; encoded by the coding sequence ATGAAAGAAACGGTAGTTAGTGGAATCCGTCCAACAGGGCAGTTACATTTGGGAAATTATTTTGGTGCAGTAACCAACTTTGTAAAAATGCAGTATGATTACAATTGCTATTTTTTCATTGCAGACCTTCACTCACTAACCACCCATCCTACCCCTCAAGACCTGCATGGTTATGTAAGACACGTTCTGGTAGAATATCTTGCCTGCGGAATTAACCCCGAAGAAACAACCATCTACATTCAGTCCGATGTTCCTGAAGTTGCTGAATTGTATTTATACCTGAATATGAATGCCTATATGGGTGAACTGGAGAGGAGCACTTCGTTTAAGGATAAGGTAAGGTCGCAACCCGACAATGTAAATGCAGGCTTGTTGACGTATCCTACCCTGATGGCGGCGGATATCCTGATCCATAAAGCAACAAAAGTCCCTGTGGGTAAAGACCAGGAGCAGCACCTTGAATTTACACGTACTTTTGGTAATCGTTTTAACCGGCTCTACAATTCAGATTATTTCCCTGAAGCCTTTGCTTTTAACTATTCGCAAAACCTGGTTAAAGTACCGGGACTGGATGGGAATGGTAAAATGAGTAAATCAAGCGGCGATGGCAATTGCATTTACCTGGCTGACAGTCCGGAAATTATACGTAAAAAACTATCCCGTGCAGTAACAGACAGCGGGCCAACTGAAGAAAACCAGGTAAAACCGGAGGCCATTCAGAATTTATTTGACCTGATGAAAATTGTTTCTCCTGCGGATACACTTGCACATTTTGATGAATTGTATAATAAAATGGCCATCAGGTATGGTGATTTCAAAAAACAGCTGGCAGAAGATATGATTGTATTCAATACCCCTATCCGCGAGCGTATTGAAGACTTATCCAAAGACAGCGCTTATTTACGCCAGGTGGCCAAACATGGCGCTCTAAAAGCCAGAGAAAGTGCCCAGAAAACGATTAAGGAGGTTAGAGAACTGATTGGGTTCAAATCATTTTAA
- a CDS encoding outer membrane beta-barrel family protein has product MLKKTFIFILFTFSVLTVWAQKANIRGVVTDTVEKRKLENSAILLIRSSDSAMVKTTRADRNGKFELKNLSAGDYKILISYPKMADYIRNLRISDTSNIVLGDVNMELKSKVLKEVVIQATKSAVRMKGDTLVFQADSFAVRANANVQELLKRLPGIEVDKSGTIKAQGKMVKTVLVDGDEFFGDDPLLATKYLKANAVEEIQVYDKKSKSADLTGIDDGIKNKTINIKLKDNAKNGYLATIDLNTNVSDLGDYGGMAGIFKNKLKAAIYGNYSNLNNESKINNSMRKLKGEEYDLIEVGDDGSSIMYVSGDDDEDYIAASGGLPNNFGIGAYYADKFSKDKMGLKLNFKSFDNNNVNLTTTNSQELLPNETKFFSSGRTANNANVAGESVKGTFNYNTDAKSILKISFGASRNRNENTAVGGNETRGDNGIFISQNKQENTGNGHSDIFNGNINWSRKFEKKGRTISIDLQPESQNSNSTENSTNRTVYFNASGDSIRVENTDLRKKNTGKQNSIGMRVNYTDRLTKRWTFETGYSFKTISSGSNRLVFDNIASNPKKIDSLSNDFKFINFSNVGKMIWQYSYENFSISSGLEATQTNFELKDLDKQTDFERSYLNLSPRTNLLYKINNSNTLAVNYNGYMQQPSIDQLQPVRQINTPLYQIIGNSALRPSFTNSFGLSYNSFQFNSDQYISAYFNYGFTNNAIVSTELVDDFNKRISSFINANGNNSISGNLSYSKGFSKSHLRFGIDVGFNRSNTIAIINATQNKAANTQYNLRGSLNYYTQQIEFSYIPSASVMTGKSSIGEINDGRSLTHNHEISGTVQLPFNAEFNTSFSLSFRPANASFGQDLNTAIWNSYLSAKLLKSEALEIKLSVTDILNQKIGYNRFVGGNVTSEDTFSYIPRYVLIGLNWNLSGNFIKKTTER; this is encoded by the coding sequence ATGCTGAAAAAGACTTTTATATTTATTCTTTTTACATTTTCTGTACTTACCGTCTGGGCACAAAAAGCAAATATAAGAGGCGTAGTTACCGACACCGTTGAGAAAAGAAAATTGGAAAATAGCGCGATATTGCTGATCCGGTCTTCAGACTCTGCAATGGTAAAGACAACACGCGCAGACCGGAATGGTAAATTTGAGCTCAAAAACCTATCGGCCGGCGATTATAAGATACTCATCTCCTACCCCAAAATGGCCGACTATATCCGCAACCTGAGGATATCTGACACTTCAAATATTGTTTTAGGAGATGTGAATATGGAGCTGAAATCCAAGGTATTAAAAGAAGTTGTAATACAGGCAACCAAAAGTGCTGTGAGAATGAAAGGCGACACCCTGGTATTTCAGGCTGACAGTTTTGCTGTCAGGGCCAATGCCAATGTCCAGGAATTACTGAAAAGATTGCCGGGGATTGAAGTGGATAAAAGCGGGACCATTAAAGCCCAGGGGAAAATGGTAAAAACAGTCCTGGTTGACGGGGATGAGTTTTTTGGAGATGATCCTCTGCTGGCCACAAAATATTTAAAGGCCAACGCAGTTGAAGAAATACAAGTGTATGATAAAAAGAGTAAAAGCGCCGATTTAACTGGAATAGATGACGGCATAAAAAACAAGACGATCAACATTAAATTAAAGGACAATGCAAAAAATGGTTACCTGGCTACCATCGACCTAAATACCAATGTGTCAGATTTGGGTGATTATGGTGGAATGGCAGGTATATTTAAGAATAAACTCAAAGCGGCCATTTACGGCAATTACTCAAATCTGAACAACGAATCTAAAATAAACAACTCCATGCGCAAGCTGAAAGGCGAGGAATATGATCTCATAGAAGTTGGCGATGACGGGAGTTCTATTATGTATGTATCGGGTGATGATGATGAAGATTATATAGCTGCGTCGGGTGGCTTACCAAACAATTTTGGTATCGGAGCTTATTATGCCGATAAGTTCAGTAAAGATAAAATGGGATTAAAACTGAATTTCAAAAGTTTTGACAACAACAATGTCAATCTCACAACCACCAATTCACAGGAGTTACTTCCGAATGAGACAAAGTTTTTCAGTTCCGGTAGAACAGCAAACAATGCAAATGTTGCCGGAGAGTCTGTAAAAGGAACATTCAACTACAATACCGATGCCAAATCCATTCTAAAAATCTCATTTGGCGCTAGCCGGAACAGGAATGAAAACACTGCTGTAGGTGGAAATGAAACCCGTGGTGACAATGGTATTTTCATCAGCCAGAATAAGCAGGAGAATACAGGGAACGGCCACAGCGATATATTTAATGGAAATATCAATTGGTCCAGAAAATTCGAGAAAAAAGGCCGTACAATTTCCATCGACCTTCAACCAGAAAGCCAGAACAGCAATAGCACCGAAAACAGTACAAACCGCACAGTTTACTTCAATGCCAGCGGGGACAGCATCAGGGTTGAAAACACTGATCTGAGAAAAAAGAACACCGGTAAACAGAATTCTATAGGAATGCGGGTCAATTATACAGATCGCCTTACCAAGAGGTGGACTTTTGAAACCGGATATAGTTTCAAAACCATATCATCCGGCAGCAACCGTCTGGTATTTGACAACATCGCAAGCAACCCAAAAAAAATAGATTCCTTAAGTAACGACTTTAAGTTTATTAATTTTTCCAATGTAGGCAAAATGATCTGGCAGTACAGTTATGAGAATTTTTCGATATCAAGCGGACTTGAAGCTACGCAAACCAATTTTGAACTGAAAGACCTGGATAAGCAGACCGACTTTGAAAGAAGCTATCTTAACCTATCGCCCCGTACCAATCTCCTGTATAAGATAAACAACAGTAATACACTTGCAGTTAATTATAATGGGTATATGCAGCAGCCAAGTATAGATCAGCTTCAGCCTGTAAGACAAATAAACACGCCTTTGTATCAGATTATTGGAAACTCTGCTTTAAGACCTTCTTTTACAAATAGTTTTGGCCTTTCTTATAATAGTTTTCAGTTCAATTCAGATCAGTATATCTCGGCCTACTTTAATTATGGTTTTACGAATAACGCTATTGTGAGCACCGAACTTGTAGACGATTTCAACAAACGGATTTCCAGTTTCATCAACGCCAATGGCAACAATTCTATCAGTGGCAATCTGAGTTATTCCAAAGGTTTTTCTAAATCTCACCTGCGTTTTGGAATTGATGTGGGGTTTAACCGTTCCAATACCATAGCCATTATCAATGCCACACAAAACAAAGCCGCAAATACCCAATATAATTTAAGGGGATCACTTAATTATTATACACAGCAAATTGAGTTCAGCTATATTCCATCTGCATCTGTCATGACAGGAAAATCATCAATCGGAGAAATTAACGATGGAAGAAGTCTTACTCACAATCATGAAATCTCCGGAACGGTACAACTGCCCTTCAATGCCGAATTCAATACTTCTTTCTCGCTATCTTTCAGACCAGCCAATGCATCATTTGGACAAGACCTGAACACTGCAATATGGAATAGCTACCTGTCGGCAAAACTCCTGAAAAGCGAAGCACTCGAAATTAAGTTATCCGTTACAGATATACTAAACCAGAAAATTGGTTACAATAGGTTCGTAGGAGGCAACGTTACAAGTGAAGATACCTTTAGTTATATCCCAAGATATGTGCTTATCGGATTAAATTGGAATTTAAGTGGTAATTTTATAAAAAAAACAACAGAGCGGTAA
- a CDS encoding lysophospholipid acyltransferase family protein, producing the protein MIDHLKQAHRIYSIFIILLFSIIFFPFYYLSAQNPKTYDLLNWLRKLNSRLCTFFIGTSFRFTFEEPLEEGETYIYCSNHTSNLDIMILCTLARGRFHFMGKEELLKNPVLKIFFKTIDIPVNRESRISAFRAFKRAAENLKQGMSLIIFPEGGIDDKHYPPKLMPFKNGPFRLAIENKVPIVAVSLTDIWKRMWDDGSKYGSSPGVCNIYVHKPVLTVNLTIDDSDELKDRIFEMINSKLVINDYR; encoded by the coding sequence ATGATTGACCACCTGAAGCAAGCACATAGAATTTACTCCATTTTTATTATTCTTTTATTCTCAATTATTTTTTTTCCTTTTTATTATTTATCGGCGCAAAATCCTAAAACTTATGATCTGCTAAACTGGTTACGTAAATTAAACAGCCGGCTTTGTACTTTTTTTATCGGTACTTCATTCCGTTTTACTTTTGAAGAGCCGCTGGAAGAAGGGGAAACGTATATCTATTGCTCAAACCATACCTCTAACCTTGATATTATGATTCTCTGTACCCTGGCTAGGGGACGTTTTCATTTTATGGGAAAAGAGGAATTGCTCAAAAACCCGGTGCTGAAAATATTTTTTAAAACCATTGACATTCCTGTTAATCGCGAAAGCCGGATTTCTGCTTTCCGGGCATTTAAAAGGGCCGCTGAAAATCTGAAACAGGGGATGAGCCTGATTATTTTTCCGGAAGGAGGAATTGATGATAAACACTATCCCCCAAAGCTTATGCCGTTTAAAAACGGCCCATTCCGGTTGGCAATAGAAAATAAGGTACCTATTGTGGCAGTTAGCTTAACAGATATCTGGAAAAGAATGTGGGATGACGGATCGAAATACGGATCATCTCCTGGTGTATGCAATATTTATGTTCATAAACCTGTTCTAACTGTTAATTTGACAATAGATGATTCAGATGAATTAAAAGACCGTATTTTTGAGATGATAAACAGTAAACTTGTGATTAATGATTATAGATAA
- a CDS encoding DUF2795 domain-containing protein, with protein MYWTLELASHLEDAPWPATKDELIDYGIRSGAPVEVIENLQALEDDGEPYETIEEIWPDYPTKDDFFFNEDEY; from the coding sequence ATGTATTGGACACTAGAACTCGCATCGCACCTGGAAGACGCTCCATGGCCTGCAACAAAAGATGAATTGATTGATTATGGTATACGATCAGGCGCACCTGTAGAGGTGATCGAAAATTTACAAGCTTTGGAAGATGATGGCGAACCCTATGAAACTATAGAAGAGATCTGGCCTGATTATCCGACAAAGGATGACTTCTTTTTTAATGAAGATGAATATTAA
- a CDS encoding CTP synthase, producing the protein MTKYIFVTGGVTSSLGKGIISASLAKLLQARGYSVTIQKFDPYINIDPGTLNPYEHGECYVTEDGAETDLDLGHYERFLNVPTSQANNITTGRIYQNVINKERQGEYLGKTVQVVPHITDEIKSNMRKLGETGQYDIVITELGGTVGDIESLPFIEAVRQFKWEEGAHNAIVIHLTLIPYLAAAGELKTKPTQHSVKALLEYGIQPDILVCRSERSISLDIRKKIALFCNVNVNAVIESQDASTIYDVPLLMMKEQLDKTVLSKLKLAQRNEPDMERWKEFLGRLKNPTSEVKIGLVGKYVELPDAYKSIIESFIHAGSRNECKVKVEYIHSESIYPDNAKERLAHLDGVLVAPGFGSRGIEGKIDTIQYVRENNVPFFGICLGMQCAVIEFGRNVLGLKGANTTEIDEEAVHPVINMMEDQKNITAKGGTMRLGSYPCDLKKGTKAYSAYGKTHITERHRHRYEFNSAYLSQYEEAGMIASGVNPQSNLVEIVELKNHPFFVGGQFHPELKSTVANPHPLFVKFVAAAMEFAKKKTK; encoded by the coding sequence ATGACTAAGTATATTTTTGTTACGGGCGGTGTTACTTCCTCATTAGGTAAGGGCATCATTTCCGCTTCATTAGCCAAATTATTACAAGCACGCGGCTACAGTGTTACCATCCAAAAGTTCGACCCCTATATCAATATTGATCCGGGAACATTAAATCCTTACGAGCATGGAGAATGCTATGTTACCGAAGATGGAGCAGAAACAGACCTGGACCTTGGTCATTACGAGCGTTTTTTAAATGTACCTACCTCGCAGGCAAATAACATCACTACAGGTAGAATCTATCAAAATGTAATCAATAAAGAAAGACAAGGCGAATACCTTGGAAAAACAGTACAGGTAGTACCGCACATCACCGATGAGATCAAAAGTAACATGCGTAAGCTCGGCGAAACCGGTCAGTACGATATCGTAATTACCGAGCTTGGCGGAACAGTAGGCGATATCGAGTCGCTGCCATTTATTGAAGCCGTACGTCAGTTCAAATGGGAAGAAGGGGCGCATAATGCCATAGTAATCCACTTAACGCTTATCCCCTACCTTGCAGCTGCAGGTGAATTAAAAACCAAACCTACACAGCACTCAGTAAAGGCATTATTGGAGTATGGCATTCAGCCTGATATCCTGGTATGTCGCTCTGAACGTTCCATATCATTGGATATCCGTAAAAAAATTGCATTGTTCTGCAATGTAAACGTAAATGCCGTAATCGAATCGCAGGATGCTTCTACCATATATGATGTTCCTTTATTAATGATGAAGGAACAGCTGGATAAGACGGTTTTGAGTAAACTTAAACTGGCGCAGAGAAATGAACCGGATATGGAGCGTTGGAAAGAATTCCTTGGCCGCCTGAAAAACCCTACATCTGAGGTTAAAATAGGTTTGGTGGGCAAATATGTAGAATTACCGGATGCCTATAAATCGATCATTGAGTCATTTATACATGCCGGTTCCAGGAACGAGTGCAAGGTAAAAGTAGAATACATTCACTCAGAAAGTATTTACCCGGATAACGCCAAAGAAAGGCTAGCCCATTTGGATGGTGTACTTGTTGCACCCGGCTTTGGAAGCCGTGGTATAGAAGGAAAAATAGATACCATTCAATATGTGAGAGAAAACAATGTGCCATTCTTTGGAATATGCCTGGGTATGCAATGTGCTGTTATTGAGTTTGGTCGTAATGTGCTTGGTTTAAAAGGAGCAAATACAACTGAAATCGATGAGGAAGCTGTACATCCTGTGATCAATATGATGGAAGACCAGAAAAACATTACAGCCAAAGGCGGTACGATGCGACTCGGTTCTTATCCATGCGACCTGAAAAAAGGCACCAAAGCCTATTCGGCATATGGCAAAACGCACATTACAGAGCGTCACAGGCACCGTTACGAATTTAACAGTGCATACCTGAGCCAATATGAAGAAGCAGGTATGATTGCCTCAGGCGTAAACCCACAGAGTAATCTGGTTGAAATTGTTGAACTAAAAAACCATCCTTTCTTTGTTGGTGGACAGTTTCACCCTGAATTAAAATCAACTGTTGCTAATCCTCACCCACTTTTTGTTAAATTTGTCGCCGCTGCGATGGAGTTTGCGAAGAAGAAAACAAAATAA
- a CDS encoding GLPGLI family protein has product MKQVITFLVCFCCICLQAQERFIPYGKITFEKKVNLRRSLENSGLPQEAKEKMKKYQTSNWDFIFDQHKSLYKPGAKTDEEEHKGFFFFSLSKPSNEIYTDYSRNLRVLKRSVMDDNYLLTDTIPVLSWKIMHDIRTIAGYECRKAIGIIHDTVYVVAFYTDEILLRGGPEGFNGLPGMILGLAIPRYFTTWFATKVDGFSNHQAEIIPANKGKKVETEKDLEKLLELFTRYEPNKKEKWEEAKKRLYGFTL; this is encoded by the coding sequence ATGAAACAGGTCATTACATTTCTTGTATGTTTTTGCTGTATCTGCCTGCAAGCCCAGGAAAGGTTCATCCCATATGGCAAAATTACGTTCGAAAAGAAAGTTAACCTGCGAAGGAGCCTGGAAAACTCTGGATTGCCCCAGGAAGCTAAAGAAAAAATGAAAAAATACCAGACCAGTAATTGGGATTTCATTTTTGATCAGCACAAATCCCTGTACAAACCAGGTGCAAAAACAGATGAAGAGGAGCATAAAGGCTTCTTTTTTTTCTCCCTTTCCAAACCAAGCAATGAAATATATACAGATTACAGCAGGAACCTGAGGGTACTAAAACGTTCTGTAATGGATGATAATTATTTACTTACAGATACCATTCCTGTTCTGAGTTGGAAAATTATGCACGACATAAGAACCATTGCCGGGTATGAATGCAGAAAAGCAATAGGTATTATCCACGATACGGTATACGTAGTTGCATTTTATACAGATGAGATTTTACTTCGAGGTGGCCCGGAAGGCTTTAATGGCTTGCCTGGCATGATACTTGGTCTCGCCATTCCACGTTATTTTACCACCTGGTTTGCCACCAAGGTTGATGGTTTTAGTAATCATCAGGCAGAAATAATACCGGCCAACAAAGGAAAAAAGGTAGAAACAGAGAAAGATCTGGAAAAACTGCTTGAATTATTTACCCGCTACGAGCCCAATAAAAAAGAAAAGTGGGAGGAAGCAAAGAAACGGCTCTACGGTTTCACCCTCTAA
- a CDS encoding deoxynucleoside kinase — MHIAIVGNIGAGKTTLTGLLAKNYGWEALYEAVDNNPYLEDFYSDMKRWSFNLQIYFLNSRFQQIVDIQNFNRNVIQDRTIYEDAHIFADNLHEMGLMTTRDHQNYKAIFENVTSFIKPPDLLVYLRASVPTLVNNIQRRGREYETSIRIDYLSKLNEKYETWIKNYNLGKLLILDKDKLDFTNNPEDLGTIIQSIEAEINGLF; from the coding sequence ATGCACATAGCAATAGTGGGAAACATTGGCGCAGGAAAAACTACTTTAACAGGGTTGCTTGCAAAGAATTACGGCTGGGAGGCCTTATATGAGGCAGTAGACAACAACCCCTATCTGGAAGACTTTTACTCCGATATGAAACGCTGGAGTTTCAACCTTCAGATCTATTTTTTAAACAGCCGTTTTCAGCAGATAGTAGATATTCAGAATTTCAACAGGAATGTAATTCAGGACAGGACTATTTATGAAGATGCGCACATATTTGCCGATAACCTTCATGAAATGGGTTTGATGACTACCAGAGACCATCAGAACTATAAAGCCATTTTTGAAAATGTAACCTCTTTTATTAAACCGCCCGACTTGCTGGTATATCTGCGAGCCTCGGTACCTACCCTGGTAAACAATATACAAAGAAGGGGCCGTGAATACGAAACCAGTATCCGCATAGACTACCTCTCAAAATTAAATGAGAAGTACGAAACCTGGATTAAAAATTACAACCTTGGCAAACTGCTGATTCTGGACAAAGACAAGCTTGATTTCACCAATAACCCGGAAGACCTGGGCACCATTATCCAATCTATAGAAGCCGAAATTAACGGACTGTTTTAG
- a CDS encoding cob(I)yrinic acid a,c-diamide adenosyltransferase — MKIYTKTGDKGLTSLIGGTRVPKFHLRIECYGTVDELNSYIGLIMCQDIEVHHQKILKEIQDRLFTVGASLAADPEKSRMKIPDLHESDINLLEQEIDNMNETLPELKHFVLPGGTTVVSYCHIARCICRRAERLTVHLASDSFVDEKMTVYLNRLSDYLFVLARKLNSEAKTEENIWIPRL; from the coding sequence ATGAAAATATACACCAAAACAGGTGATAAAGGATTAACATCGCTGATAGGGGGTACCAGGGTGCCTAAATTTCATTTAAGAATAGAATGTTATGGCACTGTAGATGAATTGAATTCTTATATCGGCCTGATTATGTGCCAGGATATTGAAGTGCATCATCAAAAAATACTGAAGGAAATACAGGACCGCCTTTTCACGGTTGGGGCGTCTTTGGCTGCTGATCCGGAAAAATCGAGGATGAAGATCCCGGATCTTCATGAGAGCGATATCAATCTGTTGGAGCAGGAAATAGACAACATGAACGAAACGTTACCAGAATTGAAACATTTTGTACTCCCTGGCGGAACTACTGTAGTTTCCTATTGTCATATTGCCCGGTGCATTTGCCGCAGGGCCGAACGCTTAACCGTTCATTTAGCGTCTGATAGCTTTGTTGACGAAAAAATGACTGTTTATTTGAACCGTTTAAGTGATTATTTGTTTGTTTTGGCACGAAAACTGAATTCAGAAGCTAAAACAGAGGAAAATATCTGGATTCCGCGATTGTAA
- a CDS encoding lmo0937 family membrane protein: MGNLLYLVAVVLVILWIIGFFFNGFGPNVGGLIHILLVIAVIAILLKVINRAA, encoded by the coding sequence ATGGGAAATCTACTTTATCTTGTGGCCGTAGTATTGGTAATATTATGGATTATTGGCTTCTTTTTTAATGGGTTCGGCCCTAATGTGGGTGGATTAATCCATATTTTACTGGTCATTGCAGTAATTGCAATTCTGTTAAAAGTTATTAACAGAGCCGCATAA
- a CDS encoding ABC transporter ATP-binding protein yields the protein MEKEATSAKLGILNGKTDKALINIKDIGRKYVIGSEVIHALKSVTLDIHKGEFVALMGPSGSGKSTLMNILGCLDTPSKGDYVLNGTNVSHMSDNDLAEVRNKEIGFVFQTFNLLPRSTSLDNVALPLIYAGANKKDRDARALIALENVGLGNRVGHKPNELSGGQRQRVAVARALINNPSIILADEPTGNLDTKTSIEIMGLLEEIHSKGNTIILVTHEEDIAQHAHRIVRMRDGLIEKDYQNTDIKTVSPRLSGLKEKGDDFEKIN from the coding sequence ATGGAGAAAGAAGCAACATCAGCTAAGCTGGGTATATTGAATGGAAAGACAGATAAAGCCTTGATCAACATTAAAGATATTGGCCGGAAATACGTCATCGGATCTGAAGTGATACATGCATTAAAGTCGGTTACGCTGGACATTCATAAAGGCGAATTTGTTGCTTTGATGGGCCCCTCTGGTTCAGGGAAATCTACGTTAATGAATATCTTAGGCTGTCTGGATACACCAAGTAAAGGTGATTATGTTTTAAATGGTACCAATGTTAGTCATATGAGTGATAATGATCTGGCCGAGGTAAGGAATAAAGAAATCGGTTTTGTTTTTCAGACATTTAACCTGCTCCCTCGGTCCACCTCTCTCGACAATGTGGCCTTACCACTGATTTATGCAGGTGCAAATAAAAAAGACAGGGATGCACGTGCCCTCATAGCGCTTGAGAATGTAGGCCTTGGGAATCGTGTAGGCCATAAGCCTAATGAACTTTCGGGTGGACAACGACAACGGGTTGCAGTTGCAAGGGCTTTGATCAATAACCCATCCATTATTCTGGCTGACGAGCCTACCGGAAATCTGGACACAAAGACTTCTATTGAGATTATGGGGCTTTTGGAGGAGATTCATAGTAAAGGAAACACAATCATCCTGGTGACGCATGAAGAAGATATTGCACAGCATGCACACCGGATTGTAAGGATGCGCGACGGCTTGATTGAAAAGGATTACCAAAACACTGACATTAAAACGGTCTCGCCCCGTTTATCCGGATTAAAAGAAAAGGGCGATGATTTTGAAAAGATAAATTAG
- the kdsB gene encoding 3-deoxy-manno-octulosonate cytidylyltransferase — translation MKVLGIIPARFASTRFPGKPLVEIQGKSMIQRVYEQALKAESLTKVIVATDNERIATEVSSFGGVFVMTASTHQSGTDRCAEVARHFPDHEIVINIQGDEPFINPKQIDLLVSCFEQKNVQLATLIKKIHTEEELFNNNIPKVVINSRQEAIYFSRHTIPYIRNAEKDQWLNSQQFYKHIGIYGYTTRSLQEITKLKPSALEIAESLEQLRWIENGYAIQTKVTDIETIAVDTPEDLKKIIFKP, via the coding sequence ATGAAAGTACTCGGCATTATACCTGCACGTTTTGCTTCTACCCGTTTTCCAGGCAAGCCGCTGGTGGAAATACAAGGCAAAAGCATGATCCAAAGGGTATATGAGCAGGCCTTAAAAGCCGAAAGTTTAACCAAAGTGATAGTTGCTACAGATAATGAGCGGATTGCAACCGAAGTAAGTTCATTTGGAGGGGTCTTTGTAATGACGGCCAGCACCCATCAGAGTGGAACGGACCGCTGTGCCGAGGTAGCCCGTCATTTTCCCGATCATGAGATCGTCATCAACATTCAGGGAGACGAACCATTCATCAATCCTAAACAGATTGATCTGCTCGTATCTTGTTTTGAACAGAAAAACGTACAGTTGGCCACACTGATCAAAAAGATCCATACCGAGGAAGAATTATTCAACAATAACATCCCAAAAGTGGTGATCAACAGCCGACAGGAAGCGATTTATTTCAGCAGGCATACCATTCCCTATATCAGAAATGCAGAGAAAGACCAATGGCTAAACAGCCAGCAGTTCTATAAGCACATAGGAATTTATGGCTATACTACCCGCAGCTTGCAGGAGATTACAAAACTAAAGCCTTCTGCGCTTGAAATCGCAGAAAGCCTTGAGCAGTTAAGATGGATAGAAAATGGCTATGCCATTCAAACCAAGGTTACCGATATAGAAACTATAGCTGTAGATACGCCTGAAGATCTGAAAAAAATAATTTTTAAACCATGA